From a single Pseudoalteromonas nigrifaciens genomic region:
- a CDS encoding YcjX family protein, producing the protein MSRTSFAKKTFTSIKGKAQKALHRSLDQHVKLAVTGLSGSGKTAFITALVKHLTSQASDKNLPFFDVMRERRHIATKVVPQEALKVPTFNYTRALNALLPSDGEPTWPPSTERINTLRLAIKYQSNAGLRGHFSPQSTLYLDIIDYPGEWLLDLPMLEQSYAQWCELQYPLLTQHLRVHTSSEFLTAVEQLDLNAPVDESALAHIAQLYQSMLVGLKKDTKLAMLQPGRMLMPGDLQGAPLLLFFPVSGEINSNNLVAGSNLAHLIKRFNAYVKEVVKPFYNEHFRHFDRQIVLVDVLSALNEGHATLQEQSSVINQLLAHFSYGESGFFKRLFKPNIDKILFAANKSDHITAKHHKDLALLLDSLVHEQSNHLKFDGVQIETMAMSSITATQPRQVTDKGQTLDCIYGKPLNEPDWLTYLPPQPPNRMLNKSEWPAQGFEFLSFSPMPSPDKQLKHIRLDHVMQYLLGDKLA; encoded by the coding sequence ATGAGTCGTACTTCATTTGCAAAAAAGACCTTTACCAGTATTAAAGGCAAAGCACAAAAAGCATTGCATCGCAGCTTAGATCAGCATGTAAAACTGGCTGTAACAGGTTTGAGTGGCAGCGGCAAAACAGCGTTTATTACCGCATTAGTTAAACACTTAACAAGCCAAGCGAGTGATAAAAACCTGCCTTTTTTTGATGTAATGCGCGAGCGCCGTCACATTGCCACTAAAGTAGTGCCGCAAGAGGCGCTTAAAGTGCCCACATTTAATTATACTCGAGCATTAAATGCGTTACTCCCCAGTGACGGCGAGCCAACATGGCCGCCTTCAACCGAGCGCATAAATACGCTGCGTTTAGCTATTAAGTATCAAAGTAACGCTGGGCTGCGTGGCCATTTTTCACCGCAATCAACACTTTATTTAGATATTATTGACTACCCCGGCGAGTGGTTGCTTGATTTACCTATGCTGGAGCAAAGTTATGCACAGTGGTGCGAGCTGCAATATCCGCTATTAACGCAGCATTTGCGGGTGCATACCTCAAGTGAGTTTTTAACAGCCGTTGAGCAACTCGACCTAAATGCGCCGGTAGATGAAAGCGCACTTGCGCATATTGCACAGCTTTATCAAAGCATGTTGGTAGGGCTTAAAAAAGACACTAAATTAGCTATGCTGCAACCTGGGCGCATGTTAATGCCAGGCGATTTACAAGGCGCGCCATTGCTATTGTTTTTTCCAGTATCGGGTGAGATAAATAGTAATAACCTAGTTGCAGGCTCTAACTTAGCGCATTTAATTAAACGCTTTAACGCCTACGTTAAAGAGGTTGTAAAGCCCTTTTATAACGAACACTTTCGCCATTTTGATCGCCAAATAGTGTTAGTGGATGTGCTTAGTGCCTTAAACGAAGGGCATGCAACCTTGCAAGAGCAAAGTAGTGTTATTAATCAGTTATTGGCGCACTTTAGTTATGGTGAATCGGGCTTTTTTAAACGCTTATTTAAACCTAATATAGATAAAATATTATTTGCCGCTAATAAATCAGATCATATAACCGCTAAGCATCATAAAGATTTAGCACTATTACTCGACTCATTAGTGCACGAGCAAAGTAATCATTTAAAGTTTGATGGTGTGCAAATAGAAACCATGGCTATGTCGTCAATTACCGCAACACAGCCGCGCCAAGTAACCGACAAAGGCCAAACGCTAGACTGCATTTATGGCAAGCCACTTAACGAGCCTGATTGGCTAACCTACTTACCGCCACAGCCGCCTAATAGAATGCTTAATAAAAGTGAATGGCCAGCGCAAGGGTTCGAGTTTTTATCGTTTTCGCCAATGCCAAGCCCAGATAAGCAGTTAAAACATATTCGATTAGATCATGTGATGCAGTACCTGTTAGGAGACAAGTTAGCATGA
- the pspB gene encoding envelope stress response membrane protein PspB, with translation MFDPEILVAPFILFMIFVAPLWLILHYRSKKQVSQGLSEHEHRQLLELAQKAEKMAERVETLEALLDQESPQWRRKV, from the coding sequence ATGTTTGATCCAGAAATACTCGTAGCACCATTTATTTTATTTATGATTTTTGTAGCGCCATTGTGGTTAATATTGCACTACCGTAGCAAAAAACAAGTAAGCCAAGGGTTAAGTGAACACGAGCATCGCCAGTTATTAGAGCTTGCTCAAAAGGCTGAAAAAATGGCAGAGCGAGTTGAAACACTCGAAGCATTACTTGATCAAGAGTCGCCACAGTGGAGGCGTAAAGTATGA
- the pspA gene encoding phage shock protein PspA has protein sequence MGIFSRFADIVNSNINAILDKAEDPEKMVRLIIQEMEDTLVEVRSTSAKTLAERKELVRRVDTLKAQMNDWQDKAELALSKDRDDLARAALLEKQKSAEAVASVEGELEHVGSHIEKLQQEVTTLQEKLADAKARQKAIILRQRSAESRLEVKKALDSSKVEDALNRFERYETKIDGLESQIESYDLGKKTLADEIAELQKNEKVDDELAELKKKLADK, from the coding sequence ATGGGAATTTTTTCACGTTTTGCAGACATTGTTAATTCTAATATCAATGCCATTTTAGATAAAGCAGAAGACCCAGAAAAAATGGTTCGTCTGATTATTCAAGAAATGGAAGACACCTTGGTAGAGGTTCGCTCTACGTCAGCTAAAACACTCGCTGAGCGAAAAGAATTAGTACGTCGCGTTGATACACTTAAAGCGCAAATGAATGATTGGCAAGACAAAGCTGAACTAGCGCTAAGCAAAGATCGTGACGATTTAGCACGTGCCGCTTTACTCGAAAAGCAAAAGTCAGCCGAAGCTGTAGCCTCAGTCGAGGGTGAACTTGAGCATGTAGGCTCACACATCGAAAAGTTACAACAAGAAGTAACCACGCTACAAGAAAAGCTAGCAGATGCTAAAGCTCGTCAAAAAGCGATTATATTACGTCAGCGTTCGGCTGAGTCGCGCCTTGAAGTTAAAAAAGCACTTGATAGCTCAAAGGTAGAAGATGCACTTAATCGTTTTGAGCGTTACGAAACTAAAATAGATGGACTAGAATCTCAAATAGAGTCGTACGATTTAGGCAAAAAAACCTTAGCAGATGAAATTGCCGAACTGCAAAAAAACGAAAAGGTAGACGATGAGTTAGCTGAGCTTAAAAAGAAGCTAGCAGATAAGTAA
- the pspF gene encoding phage shock protein operon transcriptional activator, producing MSQYRQQDNLLGQSDSFLSVLDQVSQLANLDKPVLIIGERGTGKELIAARLHFLSKRWDQNYVKLNCAALNENLLESELFGHESGAFTGASKRHEGRFERANSGTLFLDELANTSEMVQEKLLRVIEYGEFERVGGKQTIKVDTRLVCATNEDLPYLAQQGEFRSDLLDRLAFDVITLPPLRERQGDIMLLAEQFAMNMARDLEWQLFSGFTRSATETLLSYDWPGNIRELKNVVERSLYRHGSEQIPVHQIILDPFESRFRPKPRVKPTAFVNNNINTPEPAVAAAPVAQALPSAAPINTEFPCSLKKLSNDFEILMINKALEHSQFNQKKTAEVLGLTYHQLRGYLKKYNLLYPSDTKG from the coding sequence ATGAGCCAATATCGCCAACAAGATAACTTACTCGGCCAATCTGATAGCTTTTTATCGGTACTTGATCAGGTATCGCAGTTAGCTAACCTAGATAAACCAGTGCTTATTATTGGTGAGCGTGGCACAGGTAAAGAGTTAATTGCAGCACGTTTACACTTTTTATCTAAACGTTGGGATCAAAACTATGTAAAGCTCAACTGTGCGGCGCTTAACGAAAACCTGCTCGAAAGTGAATTATTTGGCCATGAAAGTGGTGCTTTTACTGGCGCTAGTAAACGCCACGAAGGCCGCTTTGAACGTGCAAACAGCGGTACTTTATTTTTAGATGAGCTAGCAAACACCTCCGAAATGGTACAAGAAAAATTGCTACGCGTTATAGAGTACGGTGAATTTGAGCGTGTAGGCGGTAAACAAACAATAAAAGTAGATACGCGTTTAGTGTGCGCTACTAACGAAGATTTACCTTATTTAGCACAGCAAGGTGAGTTTAGAAGCGATTTGCTCGACCGCCTGGCTTTTGATGTAATAACCCTTCCCCCACTGCGTGAACGCCAAGGCGATATAATGCTGCTTGCAGAGCAGTTTGCAATGAATATGGCGCGCGATTTAGAGTGGCAATTGTTTAGCGGTTTTACCCGTAGTGCCACAGAAACACTGCTTAGTTATGATTGGCCTGGTAATATTCGAGAGCTAAAAAATGTGGTTGAGCGCAGTTTGTATCGCCATGGGAGTGAACAGATCCCCGTTCATCAGATTATTTTAGACCCATTTGAAAGCCGTTTTAGGCCAAAACCACGAGTAAAGCCTACTGCTTTTGTTAATAATAACATTAATACTCCTGAGCCAGCGGTTGCCGCAGCGCCGGTTGCTCAAGCACTACCAAGTGCAGCGCCTATTAATACTGAGTTTCCATGTAGCTTAAAAAAACTCTCTAACGACTTTGAAATTTTAATGATTAACAAAGCTTTAGAGCATAGCCAATTTAATCAAAAGAAAACTGCAGAAGTACTGGGTTTGACGTATCATCAATTACGTGGCTATCTGAAAAAATATAACTTGCTATACCCAAGCGACACCAAGGGGTGA
- a CDS encoding ABC transporter substrate-binding protein — MHKLLLALLSTSLIGCIDSKEEILKEKNQGLVYCAEANPVSFNPQVTTTGSTIDIIANQLYDRLISIDPVTAEFQSELATDWKTSKDGKSITFTLRKDVKFHTTAYFTPSRDFNADDVIFTFSRLFDVYNPYHFVGDANYPYFQSVGIDQLIRKIVRVSDYQVRFELFNAESSFLANMATDFAVVLSQEYAMQLKASEQTNLFDHYPVGTGPYIYKEYRRDHLVRFYKNPVYWKHDVVLDQLVYDITPNGTTRIAKMLTKECDVTAHPSSAQLSILAQRDDINVEKETNLNIGYWAFNTERPPFDDIRVRQALAHAIDVDKIMQAVYYGNGIRAQSILPPTSWAFEPQANIPNFDPALAKKLLIEAGLPNGFNMNIWAMPVSRIYNPNARKMAELMQSDLRKIGVKVSIIEYEWNTFIQRVGEHRHDSVLLGWAADTPDPDNFFSPLLSCTATFSGKNAANWCNPQFDSLLNQALSTTDIALRKQYYDAAQSMIINELPLIPIAHGMRFQASSADVEGITLGPFGAISLANARKK, encoded by the coding sequence GTGCATAAATTATTACTTGCTTTGCTATCAACCAGCCTTATAGGGTGTATAGATAGTAAAGAAGAAATCTTAAAAGAAAAAAACCAAGGCTTAGTTTATTGCGCTGAAGCAAACCCTGTGTCGTTTAATCCGCAGGTAACAACGACAGGCTCAACTATAGATATTATTGCCAATCAATTATACGACCGCCTAATTAGCATTGACCCTGTTACTGCTGAATTTCAAAGTGAATTAGCCACCGATTGGAAAACGAGTAAAGACGGTAAATCGATTACTTTTACCTTACGTAAAGACGTAAAATTTCATACCACGGCGTACTTTACGCCGTCGCGGGATTTTAACGCCGACGATGTTATTTTTACTTTTAGCCGCTTATTTGATGTTTATAATCCGTATCACTTTGTTGGCGATGCTAATTATCCTTACTTTCAGAGTGTAGGAATTGATCAGCTTATTCGTAAAATTGTACGTGTGTCTGACTATCAAGTACGGTTTGAGTTGTTTAATGCCGAAAGTAGCTTTTTAGCCAATATGGCCACCGATTTTGCTGTTGTATTGTCACAAGAATATGCCATGCAACTAAAAGCCAGCGAACAAACCAATTTGTTTGATCACTACCCAGTAGGCACAGGCCCGTATATTTATAAAGAGTATAGGCGCGACCATTTAGTGCGCTTTTATAAAAACCCAGTTTATTGGAAACACGACGTGGTACTGGATCAATTGGTTTACGACATTACCCCTAACGGCACCACGCGTATAGCTAAAATGCTCACCAAAGAATGTGATGTCACCGCTCATCCAAGTAGCGCGCAATTGAGTATTTTAGCCCAGCGCGACGACATTAATGTAGAAAAAGAAACCAACTTAAATATTGGCTACTGGGCATTTAATACTGAGCGCCCCCCTTTTGACGATATACGAGTACGACAAGCACTCGCTCATGCAATTGACGTAGATAAAATAATGCAGGCTGTGTATTACGGCAATGGTATTCGCGCTCAATCAATTTTACCACCCACCTCGTGGGCGTTTGAACCACAAGCTAACATTCCAAATTTTGACCCTGCTTTAGCCAAAAAATTACTTATTGAAGCTGGCTTACCTAATGGCTTTAACATGAACATTTGGGCCATGCCAGTGAGTCGTATTTATAATCCTAATGCCCGTAAAATGGCCGAGCTAATGCAAAGTGATTTACGTAAAATAGGGGTTAAAGTGAGTATTATAGAATACGAATGGAATACCTTTATTCAGCGTGTTGGCGAGCACCGACACGACAGCGTACTGCTTGGCTGGGCTGCCGATACGCCCGACCCTGATAACTTTTTTAGCCCTTTGCTAAGTTGCACGGCCACCTTTAGTGGTAAAAATGCCGCAAATTGGTGTAACCCACAATTTGACTCTTTACTTAACCAAGCGCTTAGTACAACCGATATAGCACTGCGTAAACAATATTATGACGCTGCACAAAGCATGATTATTAATGAGCTACCTTTAATACCAATAGCCCACGGCATGCGTTTTCAGGCAAGCAGTGCTGATGTAGAGGGCATAACGCTCGGCCCATTTGGTGCTATTTCGCTTGCTAATGCGAGGAAAAAATAA